Proteins encoded by one window of Serratia nevei:
- a CDS encoding glycosyltransferase, giving the protein MRILMIIDGLPGGGAEKVVLTLCQGMQQQGHDVSLISLRDVCNYPIPSGIDYQVVADRSRAPWRKLTELSRRAAALDRAIAEHERQHGAFDLVFSNLHKTDRIVSRSKRLAADRLWFCIHGILSTSYLGHRKGLDRWLKQRKIANVYQGRNIVAVSRAVGDDLQQNLPIRPRRLAVINNPFDIDAIQQQAAAPCELAGQDYLVHVGRFHATKRHDRLLKAYAHSGIQAPLALIGTGNDARVAEVKRLATELGIAERVLFLGFQANPYPFIRHASLLVLSSDSEGFGNVLVESLLCGTPVVSTRCPGGPAEILEKAGMANALAELNEASLAEKMAEIYANPPQINQQQLLSYGLEPICRQYIELKEK; this is encoded by the coding sequence ATGCGTATTCTGATGATCATCGACGGCCTGCCGGGAGGCGGCGCGGAAAAAGTGGTGCTGACCCTATGCCAGGGCATGCAGCAACAGGGGCATGACGTCAGTCTGATCTCGCTGCGCGACGTCTGCAATTACCCTATCCCGTCAGGCATTGATTATCAGGTGGTGGCCGATCGCAGCCGTGCCCCCTGGCGCAAGCTGACCGAGCTGTCGCGCCGCGCCGCCGCGCTGGATCGGGCAATAGCCGAACACGAGCGCCAACACGGCGCGTTCGATCTGGTGTTCTCCAATCTGCATAAAACCGATCGCATCGTCAGCCGCAGCAAGCGGTTGGCCGCGGATCGCCTGTGGTTCTGCATTCACGGCATTCTCTCCACCTCCTATCTCGGCCACCGCAAGGGCCTGGATCGCTGGCTGAAGCAGCGCAAAATCGCCAACGTTTACCAAGGAAGAAATATCGTCGCCGTTTCACGGGCGGTTGGCGACGATCTGCAGCAGAACTTGCCGATTCGCCCACGCCGGCTGGCGGTCATCAACAACCCGTTCGACATCGACGCCATCCAGCAACAGGCGGCGGCGCCTTGCGAACTGGCCGGCCAGGACTATCTGGTGCACGTCGGCCGCTTTCACGCCACCAAACGGCATGACCGTCTGCTGAAAGCCTATGCGCACTCGGGCATTCAGGCACCGCTGGCCTTGATCGGCACCGGGAATGATGCCAGAGTCGCCGAGGTCAAACGTCTGGCGACAGAGCTGGGCATCGCAGAGCGCGTGCTCTTCCTCGGTTTCCAGGCCAATCCTTACCCGTTTATTCGCCATGCCTCGCTGCTGGTGCTCAGCTCCGACAGCGAAGGGTTTGGTAACGTGCTGGTGGAATCGCTGCTGTGCGGCACGCCGGTGGTCAGCACTCGCTGCCCGGGCGGCCCTGCGGAAATTCTGGAAAAAGCCGGCATGGCTAACGCGCTGGCGGAATTAAACGAAGCGTCGCTGGCAGAAAAAATGGCGGAAATTTACGCCAATCCGCCCCAGATAAATCAACAGCAATTGCTGAGTTATGGGCTGGAGCCTATTTGCCGTCAATATATTGAGCTGAAAGAAAAATAA
- a CDS encoding glycosyltransferase family 9 protein, translating to MKNILIIRRDNIGDLVCTTPLIEGVKIAYPDAKVYLLINKVSQDVVKNNPHLEKVFVYKKAKHKAKNETTLGVYFERLMIFLKLRKIKFDAVILANPVPCKYSLRLAKMAGATHIIGADLGTKDIHRPFRKDDFHGQHQVEHTYSYLSAITDQSIPIPPVRVFLTPEERQLAAQRLQERLPPVERVCAVHISSRSPKRRWPVERYAEIINRLVADPHTGVLIFWSPQGTLAPDDIGDQQRAEQLLALCQNERVALYPTASVRELLGGFDLCDRVLCSDGGQMHLAAALNKDMVVFFGDTDKASWHPWTGRHHILQSESGHCEDVSVDEVWQKMQALS from the coding sequence ATGAAGAATATTTTAATTATTCGCCGCGACAACATCGGCGATCTTGTTTGCACCACGCCTCTGATTGAAGGGGTGAAAATTGCCTATCCGGACGCTAAAGTTTATCTGCTGATCAATAAAGTCAGCCAGGACGTTGTTAAAAACAATCCTCATCTCGAGAAAGTCTTTGTCTATAAAAAGGCCAAGCACAAGGCCAAAAATGAAACGACGTTGGGCGTTTATTTCGAACGCTTGATGATCTTCCTGAAGCTGCGAAAAATAAAGTTCGATGCGGTCATTCTGGCCAACCCGGTGCCTTGCAAATACAGCCTGCGTTTAGCGAAAATGGCCGGCGCCACCCATATCATCGGCGCCGATTTGGGCACGAAAGATATCCATCGTCCGTTCCGCAAGGACGATTTCCACGGTCAACATCAGGTCGAACATACCTACAGCTATTTATCGGCGATAACCGACCAATCCATTCCGATCCCGCCGGTGCGGGTGTTTCTGACGCCTGAAGAGCGGCAATTGGCGGCGCAACGGCTACAGGAGCGTCTGCCGCCGGTCGAACGCGTATGCGCCGTGCACATCAGCAGCCGCAGCCCGAAAAGGCGTTGGCCGGTTGAACGCTATGCCGAAATCATCAACCGTCTGGTTGCCGATCCCCACACCGGCGTGCTGATCTTCTGGTCGCCGCAGGGCACGCTGGCGCCGGACGACATCGGCGACCAGCAGCGCGCCGAACAGCTGTTGGCGCTGTGCCAAAACGAACGCGTCGCGCTTTATCCGACGGCCTCGGTGCGCGAGCTGTTGGGTGGGTTCGATTTATGCGACCGGGTGCTGTGCAGCGACGGTGGGCAGATGCATCTTGCTGCCGCGCTGAATAAGGACATGGTGGTGTTCTTTGGCGATACCGATAAAGCCTCCTGGCATCCATGGACCGGCCGTCATCATATTTTGCAGAGTGAGTCGGGGCACTGTGAAGATGTTTCTGTCGATGAGGTTTGGCAGAAAATGCAGGCGCTCAGCTAA